CACCCAGCTTGATACGCAGGTTTTTAACGTGAACATCAACCGTGCGGTCAAACACGAATTTCTGATCGTCGGAGATGTGCTCCAGAATTTCCTGCCGGGTGTACACTTTGTTGGGCTGTTGCAGGAAGAGTTCCAGAATCCGGAATTCGGTATGGGTGAGGTCAACCCGCTGATTATCGACCTGTACTTCAAAATTGGTCGCATCCAGGTAGATGTTACGGAAGTGCAGCCATCCGGAAGAGCGGGCCGGCTGCCGCCGAAGCAGGCTCTTTACGCGCGCTTCAATCAGTTTAAAACTTGCGGGTTTAGCAATGTAGTCATCTGCACCCGCTTCAAGCCCTGATATTTCGTCGCTCTCCTGATCCTTGGCGGTAAGAAATATGATAGGCACCGACGCAAGAATGGGGTTGTCGCGCATGCGCTTGCAGATTTCCATGCCATTGACCGAAGGCACCATGATATCAAGGATGGCGAGATCAATCTTGTCGGGTCGCTGCGTGATGTACTCCATCGCCTGTTTGCCGTCGTAGGCCTGCAGGACTTCAAAATTGTGCATTTCGAGATAGTTGGCCAGCATGTCAGCGGCCTCTTTTTCATC
This genomic stretch from Cyclonatronum proteinivorum harbors:
- a CDS encoding response regulator transcription factor; this encodes MDVKHAILLLEDEKEAADMLANYLEMHNFEVLQAYDGKQAMEYITQRPDKIDLAILDIMVPSVNGMEICKRMRDNPILASVPIIFLTAKDQESDEISGLEAGADDYIAKPASFKLIEARVKSLLRRQPARSSGWLHFRNIYLDATNFEVQVDNQRVDLTHTEFRILELFLQQPNKVYTRQEILEHISDDQKFVFDRTVDVHVKNLRIKLGAAGEAIKTYRGTGYGMNREMAG